In one Drosophila pseudoobscura strain MV-25-SWS-2005 chromosome X, UCI_Dpse_MV25, whole genome shotgun sequence genomic region, the following are encoded:
- the pHCl-1 gene encoding uncharacterized protein pHCl-1 isoform X13 translates to MGCVFEAAKEQPNNKKPLTRAASKQLRRNQCGARGATATTTRPRRASSTVRVVEGGETGGATTTTTPTPTTEPTTTLRPAEDIKIKDNYQQNHKTKTQTQTQTQTETTTEIVVETQTETANAKHLKAGTRVLLTIQQQQQQQPQKNNKNPSQVAHKDKEEDDEDEDDDGENDELATTHGTTIVVDRAAAEAAAAAAAAAEAAAAAGIDIEATTKQNQTLCPNCLGHSPEISRERDRDRDEQQLHRQNRRRRRLHPDADATAVWGRIRPGLGSTAVVAATLAGISTLSLHEMLLHARAALATSLQWQVEQGQDDHELQEQELEGEDPRKQPLAYQPWRDTYASSGILPATMSAAIIANVSATAAATSAAAYQYLGQHYKHYSQSFSFYAASSVILMLCYLTSTSTAAATQSETGALDKHPIFDESSSDKEILDLLLEKKRYDKRLLPPVNGTLTVNVNVLLLSLASPDESSLKYEVEFLLNQQWNDPRLQYGNKSHYDFLNALHHHDSIWTPDTYFIMHGDFKDPIIPMHFALRIFRNGTITYAMRRHLILSCQGSLHIFPFDDPKCSFSMESISYEESQIKYVWKNDEDTLRKSPSLTTLNAYLIKNQTTPCDQNSWRGNYSCLRVDLIFTRDRAFYFTTVFIPGIILVTSSFITFWLEWNAVPARSMIGVTTMLNFFTTSNGFRSTLPVVSNLTAMNVWDGVCMCFIYASLLEFVCVNYVGRKRPLHNVVYRPGENPVTQASAAATPGMSMAGTPAAGSSSAATPGTPRTVEAVEEFFGGGMRWQEAHGGIIGAAVQNIRARSIKRKAARSPSTSTSPTAASGGGGVTIEHIYEEPGGASGTAGSTKVKFKDEQQEDQKEEQESTTSSLRRSVATSTPALVVRIEAETEAEQQQQGQGQEQDMEMLQLPQKPPRKKPSRSSSPASVYGECGGMMETPGEKRRDAGAPNEIVACTTCGGSNSPCTHSANNGCATETCFVQVRKKEPPHPIRVAKTIDVIARITFPTAYAIFLVFFFVHYKGFS, encoded by the exons ATGGGCTGCGTCTTTGAAGCAGCCAAAGAGCagcccaacaacaaaaaaccactAACTAGAGCAGCCAGCAAGCAACTAAGAAGGAATCAATGCGGTGCCAGAGGAGCCACAGCGACAACAACACGACCACGCAGGGCGTCCTCCACAGTCAGAGTCGTGGAGGGTGGAGAGACGGGCGgagcaacgacaacgacaacgccaacgccaacgacAGAGCCAACGACCACATTGCGACCAGCTGAGGACATCAAAATCAAGGATAACTATCAACAAAATCATAAAACgaaaacgcaaacgcaaacgcagaCGCAaaccgaaacaacaacagaaattgTCGTCGAAacgcaaacagaaacagcaaacGCCAAACATCTAAAAGCGGGAACTCGAGTGCTTTTAACgatacaacagcaacaacagcagcagccccagaagaacaacaagaacCCCAGTCAAGTGGCGCACAAGGACAAAGAAgaggacgacgaggacgaggacgacgacggcgaGAACGACGAGTTGGCGACGACACACGGGACGACCATTGTCGTCGatagagcagcagcagaagcagcagcagcagcagcagcggcggcagaagcggcagcggcagcaggaatCGATATTGAGGCAACAACGAAGCAAAACCAAACACTCTGCCCCAATTGCTTAGGCCACAGCCCAGAGATAAGCAGAGAACGAGATCGCGATCGCgatgagcagcagctgcatcgTCAAAATCGTCGCCGGAGACGGCTACATCCGGATGCGGATGCGACGGCAGTTTGGGGCCGGATTCGGCCAGGCCTTGGCTCCACCGCAGTGGTTGCTGCCACGCTGGCTGGCATTTCAACGCTCTCCCTGCACGAGATGCTGCTGCATGCGAGAGCTGCCCTAGCGACCTCGCTGCAGTGGCAGgtggagcaggggcaggacgaccacgagctgcaggagcaggagctggaggggGAGGATCCACGCAAGCAACCACTAGCCTACCAGCCGTGGCGCGACACATATGCATCCTCCGGCATTCTGCCCGCCACAATGTCAGCCGCAATCATAGCCAATGTCAGTGCAACGGCCGCCGCCACATCGGCGGCCGCCTACCAGTATCTGGGGCAGCACTACAAGCACTATAGCCAATCGTTCAGCTTCTATGCCGCCTCCAGTGTCATCCTGATGCTCTGCTATCTGACCAGCACATCCACGGCCGCTGCCACACAGTCGGAGACGGGTGCCCTCGACAAGCATCCCAT ATTCGACGAGTCCAGTTCGGATAAGGAGATATTAGATTTACTGCTTGAGAAGAAGCGCTACGACAAACGATTACTGCCGCCTGTAAATG GCACCCTGACGGTCAACGTGAATGTGCTGCTCCTGAGCTTAGCATCACCCGATGAAAGCAGCTTG AAATATGAGGTGGAATTCCTATTGAACCAGCAGTGGAACGATCCACGactgcaatatggcaataagtCTCATTATGACTTCTTAAATGCTCTGCATCATCATGATAGCATCTGGACGCCGGATACGTATTTCATTATGCATGGCGATTTCAAGGATCCCATCATACCAATGCATTTCGCTTTAAGAATATTTCGGAACGGGACCATTACGTACGCAATGAG ACGACATCTGATTTTATCCTGTCAGGGCAGCCTACACATATTTCCATTCGATGATCCCAAGTGCTCCTTCTCCATGGAAAGCA TTTCTTACGAGGAGTCACAGATCAAGTATGTTTGGAAAAACGATGAGGATACTCTGCGGAAAAGTCCATCGCTGACCACATTGAATGCGTACTTGATTAAGAATCAAACAACGCCCTGCGATCAGAACAGCTGGAGAG GGAACTACAGCTGTCTTAGGGTCGATTTAATTTTTACCAGAGATCGTGCATTCTATTTCACCACCGTTTTTATACCTGGCATTATATTGGTGACGTCGTCCTTTATAACATTCTGGCTAGAATGGAATGCCGTGCCAGCTAGATCGATGATAG gCGTGACAACCATGTTGAATTTCTTCACTACCTCCAACGGTTTCCGGAGCACTCTGCCGGTCGTCTCCAATCTAACGGCGATGAACGTCTGGGACGGGGTCTGCATGTGCTTCATCTACGCCTCCTTGCTGGAGTTCGTGTGCGTCAATTATGTGGGCCGCAAGCGGCCGCTGCACAACGTCGTCTATCGGCCGGGCGAGAATCCCGTAACACAg GCCAGCGCCGCAGCCACACCGGGCATGTCGATGGCGGGCACCCCGGCTGCCGGCTCCTCGTCGGCGGCCACGCCCGGCACGCCGCGCACTGTGGAGGCTGTGGAGGAGTTCTTCGGCGGCGGCATGCGATGGCAGGAGGCGCATGGCGGCATCATTGGGGCGGCAGTGCAAAACATACGCGCTCGATCCATCAAGCGGAAGGCGGCTAGGAGTCCGTCCACATCCACGTCGCCAACGGCCGCCTCTGGTGGGGGTGGAGTGACCATCGAGCATATCTATGAGGAGCCTGGTGGAGCCAGTGGCACAGCTGGCTCTACTAAGGTCAAGTTCAAGGatgagcagcaggaggatcagaaggaggagcaggagagcacCACGTCCTCGCTGCGTCGGTCGGTGGCCACCAGCACCCCGGCTCTGGTGGTGCGCATCGAGGCGGAGACTGaggcggagcagcagcagcaggggcaggggcaggagcaggacatggaaatgttgcagttgccgcaGAAGCCACCACGAAAGAAGCCATCCCGCTCCAGTTCCCCAGCCTCGGTTTATGGCGAGTGCGGTGGCATGATGGAAACT ccc GGCGAGAAGAGGCGCGATGCTGGCGCTCCGAATGAGATTGTGGCCTGCACCAcctgcggcggcagcaacagtcCGTGCACCCATTCGGCAAACAATGGATGTGCCACAGAG ACATGCTTCGTCCAGGTGCGCAAAAAGGAGCCACCGCATCCGATACGAGTGGCCAAGACAATCGATGTCATCGCTAGAATTACATTTCCAACTGCTTATGCCATTTTCCTGGTATTCTTCTTTGTACACTACAAAGGATTCTCGTAA
- the pHCl-1 gene encoding uncharacterized protein pHCl-1 isoform X8, with product MGCVFEAAKEQPNNKKPLTRAASKQLRRNQCGARGATATTTRPRRASSTVRVVEGGETGGATTTTTPTPTTEPTTTLRPAEDIKIKDNYQQNHKTKTQTQTQTQTETTTEIVVETQTETANAKHLKAGTRVLLTIQQQQQQQPQKNNKNPSQVAHKDKEEDDEDEDDDGENDELATTHGTTIVVDRAAAEAAAAAAAAAEAAAAAGIDIEATTKQNQTLCPNCLGHSPEISRERDRDRDEQQLHRQNRRRRRLHPDADATAVWGRIRPGLGSTAVVAATLAGISTLSLHEMLLHARAALATSLQWQVEQGQDDHELQEQELEGEDPRKQPLAYQPWRDTYASSGILPATMSAAIIANVSATAAATSAAAYQYLGQHYKHYSQSFSFYAASSVILMLCYLTSTSTAAATQSETGALDKHPIHGIDWSKFDESSSDKEILDLLLEKKRYDKRLLPPVNGTLTVNVNVLLLSLASPDESSLKYEVEFLLNQQWNDPRLQYGNKSHYDFLNALHHHDSIWTPDTYFIMHGDFKDPIIPMHFALRIFRNGTITYAMRRHLILSCQGSLHIFPFDDPKCSFSMESISYEESQIKYVWKNDEDTLRKSPSLTTLNAYLIKNQTTPCDQNSWRGNYSCLRVDLIFTRDRAFYFTTVFIPGIILVTSSFITFWLEWNAVPARSMIGVTTMLNFFTTSNGFRSTLPVVSNLTAMNVWDGVCMCFIYASLLEFVCVNYVGRKRPLHNVVYRPGENPVTQRLPAVLSRIGVILASPLDIIDREFHAALSSEKASAAATPGMSMAGTPAAGSSSAATPGTPRTVEAVEEFFGGGMRWQEAHGGIIGAAVQNIRARSIKRKAARSPSTSTSPTAASGGGGVTIEHIYEEPGGASGTAGSTKVKFKDEQQEDQKEEQESTTSSLRRSVATSTPALVVRIEAETEAEQQQQGQGQEQDMEMLQLPQKPPRKKPSRSSSPASVYGECGGMMETPGEKRRDAGAPNEIVACTTCGGSNSPCTHSANNGCATETCFVQVRKKEPPHPIRVAKTIDVIARITFPTAYAIFLVFFFVHYKGFS from the exons ATGGGCTGCGTCTTTGAAGCAGCCAAAGAGCagcccaacaacaaaaaaccactAACTAGAGCAGCCAGCAAGCAACTAAGAAGGAATCAATGCGGTGCCAGAGGAGCCACAGCGACAACAACACGACCACGCAGGGCGTCCTCCACAGTCAGAGTCGTGGAGGGTGGAGAGACGGGCGgagcaacgacaacgacaacgccaacgccaacgacAGAGCCAACGACCACATTGCGACCAGCTGAGGACATCAAAATCAAGGATAACTATCAACAAAATCATAAAACgaaaacgcaaacgcaaacgcagaCGCAaaccgaaacaacaacagaaattgTCGTCGAAacgcaaacagaaacagcaaacGCCAAACATCTAAAAGCGGGAACTCGAGTGCTTTTAACgatacaacagcaacaacagcagcagccccagaagaacaacaagaacCCCAGTCAAGTGGCGCACAAGGACAAAGAAgaggacgacgaggacgaggacgacgacggcgaGAACGACGAGTTGGCGACGACACACGGGACGACCATTGTCGTCGatagagcagcagcagaagcagcagcagcagcagcagcggcggcagaagcggcagcggcagcaggaatCGATATTGAGGCAACAACGAAGCAAAACCAAACACTCTGCCCCAATTGCTTAGGCCACAGCCCAGAGATAAGCAGAGAACGAGATCGCGATCGCgatgagcagcagctgcatcgTCAAAATCGTCGCCGGAGACGGCTACATCCGGATGCGGATGCGACGGCAGTTTGGGGCCGGATTCGGCCAGGCCTTGGCTCCACCGCAGTGGTTGCTGCCACGCTGGCTGGCATTTCAACGCTCTCCCTGCACGAGATGCTGCTGCATGCGAGAGCTGCCCTAGCGACCTCGCTGCAGTGGCAGgtggagcaggggcaggacgaccacgagctgcaggagcaggagctggaggggGAGGATCCACGCAAGCAACCACTAGCCTACCAGCCGTGGCGCGACACATATGCATCCTCCGGCATTCTGCCCGCCACAATGTCAGCCGCAATCATAGCCAATGTCAGTGCAACGGCCGCCGCCACATCGGCGGCCGCCTACCAGTATCTGGGGCAGCACTACAAGCACTATAGCCAATCGTTCAGCTTCTATGCCGCCTCCAGTGTCATCCTGATGCTCTGCTATCTGACCAGCACATCCACGGCCGCTGCCACACAGTCGGAGACGGGTGCCCTCGACAAGCATCCCAT TCATGGCATCGATTGGTCGAA ATTCGACGAGTCCAGTTCGGATAAGGAGATATTAGATTTACTGCTTGAGAAGAAGCGCTACGACAAACGATTACTGCCGCCTGTAAATG GCACCCTGACGGTCAACGTGAATGTGCTGCTCCTGAGCTTAGCATCACCCGATGAAAGCAGCTTG AAATATGAGGTGGAATTCCTATTGAACCAGCAGTGGAACGATCCACGactgcaatatggcaataagtCTCATTATGACTTCTTAAATGCTCTGCATCATCATGATAGCATCTGGACGCCGGATACGTATTTCATTATGCATGGCGATTTCAAGGATCCCATCATACCAATGCATTTCGCTTTAAGAATATTTCGGAACGGGACCATTACGTACGCAATGAG ACGACATCTGATTTTATCCTGTCAGGGCAGCCTACACATATTTCCATTCGATGATCCCAAGTGCTCCTTCTCCATGGAAAGCA TTTCTTACGAGGAGTCACAGATCAAGTATGTTTGGAAAAACGATGAGGATACTCTGCGGAAAAGTCCATCGCTGACCACATTGAATGCGTACTTGATTAAGAATCAAACAACGCCCTGCGATCAGAACAGCTGGAGAG GGAACTACAGCTGTCTTAGGGTCGATTTAATTTTTACCAGAGATCGTGCATTCTATTTCACCACCGTTTTTATACCTGGCATTATATTGGTGACGTCGTCCTTTATAACATTCTGGCTAGAATGGAATGCCGTGCCAGCTAGATCGATGATAG gCGTGACAACCATGTTGAATTTCTTCACTACCTCCAACGGTTTCCGGAGCACTCTGCCGGTCGTCTCCAATCTAACGGCGATGAACGTCTGGGACGGGGTCTGCATGTGCTTCATCTACGCCTCCTTGCTGGAGTTCGTGTGCGTCAATTATGTGGGCCGCAAGCGGCCGCTGCACAACGTCGTCTATCGGCCGGGCGAGAATCCCGTAACACAg CGTCTTCCAGCAGTACTAAGCAGGATCGGAGTAATTCTTGCAAGTCCTTTG GATATAATCGATCGAGAATTTCATGCTGCTTTGTCCTCCGAAAAGGCCAGCGCCGCAGCCACACCGGGCATGTCGATGGCGGGCACCCCGGCTGCCGGCTCCTCGTCGGCGGCCACGCCCGGCACGCCGCGCACTGTGGAGGCTGTGGAGGAGTTCTTCGGCGGCGGCATGCGATGGCAGGAGGCGCATGGCGGCATCATTGGGGCGGCAGTGCAAAACATACGCGCTCGATCCATCAAGCGGAAGGCGGCTAGGAGTCCGTCCACATCCACGTCGCCAACGGCCGCCTCTGGTGGGGGTGGAGTGACCATCGAGCATATCTATGAGGAGCCTGGTGGAGCCAGTGGCACAGCTGGCTCTACTAAGGTCAAGTTCAAGGatgagcagcaggaggatcagaaggaggagcaggagagcacCACGTCCTCGCTGCGTCGGTCGGTGGCCACCAGCACCCCGGCTCTGGTGGTGCGCATCGAGGCGGAGACTGaggcggagcagcagcagcaggggcaggggcaggagcaggacatggaaatgttgcagttgccgcaGAAGCCACCACGAAAGAAGCCATCCCGCTCCAGTTCCCCAGCCTCGGTTTATGGCGAGTGCGGTGGCATGATGGAAACT ccc GGCGAGAAGAGGCGCGATGCTGGCGCTCCGAATGAGATTGTGGCCTGCACCAcctgcggcggcagcaacagtcCGTGCACCCATTCGGCAAACAATGGATGTGCCACAGAG ACATGCTTCGTCCAGGTGCGCAAAAAGGAGCCACCGCATCCGATACGAGTGGCCAAGACAATCGATGTCATCGCTAGAATTACATTTCCAACTGCTTATGCCATTTTCCTGGTATTCTTCTTTGTACACTACAAAGGATTCTCGTAA
- the pHCl-1 gene encoding gamma-aminobutyric acid receptor subunit alpha-3 isoform X15 encodes MGCVFEAAKEQPNNKKPLTRAASKQLRRNQCGARGATATTTRPRRASSTVRVVEGGETGGATTTTTPTPTTEPTTTLRPAEDIKIKDNYQQNHKTKTQTQTQTQTETTTEIVVETQTETANAKHLKAGTRVLLTIQQQQQQQPQKNNKNPSQVAHKDKEEDDEDEDDDGENDELATTHGTTIVVDRAAAEAAAAAAAAAEAAAAAGIDIEATTKQNQTLCPNCLGHSPEISRERDRDRDEQQLHRQNRRRRRLHPDADATAVWGRIRPGLGSTAVVAATLAGISTLSLHEMLLHARAALATSLQWQVEQGQDDHELQEQELEGEDPRKQPLAYQPWRDTYASSGILPATMSAAIIANVSATAAATSAAAYQYLGQHYKHYSQSFSFYAASSVILMLCYLTSTSTAAATQSETGALDKHPIHGIDWSKFDESSSDKEILDLLLEKKRYDKRLLPPVNDEDFCCGLQSPDMATNQNPRRPHNRGTLTVNVNVLLLSLASPDESSLKYEVEFLLNQQWNDPRLQYGNKSHYDFLNALHHHDSIWTPDTYFIMHGDFKDPIIPMHFALRIFRNGTITYAMRRHLILSCQGSLHIFPFDDPKCSFSMESISYEESQIKYVWKNDEDTLRKSPSLTTLNAYLIKNQTTPCDQNSWRGNYSCLRVDLIFTRDRAFYFTTVFIPGIILVTSSFITFWLEWNAVPARSMIGVTTMLNFFTTSNGFRSTLPVVSNLTAMNVWDGVCMCFIYASLLEFVCVNYVGRKRPLHNVVYRPGENPVTQPGEKRRDAGAPNEIVACTTCGGSNSPCTHSANNGCATETCFVQVRKKEPPHPIRVAKTIDVIARITFPTAYAIFLVFFFVHYKGFS; translated from the exons ATGGGCTGCGTCTTTGAAGCAGCCAAAGAGCagcccaacaacaaaaaaccactAACTAGAGCAGCCAGCAAGCAACTAAGAAGGAATCAATGCGGTGCCAGAGGAGCCACAGCGACAACAACACGACCACGCAGGGCGTCCTCCACAGTCAGAGTCGTGGAGGGTGGAGAGACGGGCGgagcaacgacaacgacaacgccaacgccaacgacAGAGCCAACGACCACATTGCGACCAGCTGAGGACATCAAAATCAAGGATAACTATCAACAAAATCATAAAACgaaaacgcaaacgcaaacgcagaCGCAaaccgaaacaacaacagaaattgTCGTCGAAacgcaaacagaaacagcaaacGCCAAACATCTAAAAGCGGGAACTCGAGTGCTTTTAACgatacaacagcaacaacagcagcagccccagaagaacaacaagaacCCCAGTCAAGTGGCGCACAAGGACAAAGAAgaggacgacgaggacgaggacgacgacggcgaGAACGACGAGTTGGCGACGACACACGGGACGACCATTGTCGTCGatagagcagcagcagaagcagcagcagcagcagcagcggcggcagaagcggcagcggcagcaggaatCGATATTGAGGCAACAACGAAGCAAAACCAAACACTCTGCCCCAATTGCTTAGGCCACAGCCCAGAGATAAGCAGAGAACGAGATCGCGATCGCgatgagcagcagctgcatcgTCAAAATCGTCGCCGGAGACGGCTACATCCGGATGCGGATGCGACGGCAGTTTGGGGCCGGATTCGGCCAGGCCTTGGCTCCACCGCAGTGGTTGCTGCCACGCTGGCTGGCATTTCAACGCTCTCCCTGCACGAGATGCTGCTGCATGCGAGAGCTGCCCTAGCGACCTCGCTGCAGTGGCAGgtggagcaggggcaggacgaccacgagctgcaggagcaggagctggaggggGAGGATCCACGCAAGCAACCACTAGCCTACCAGCCGTGGCGCGACACATATGCATCCTCCGGCATTCTGCCCGCCACAATGTCAGCCGCAATCATAGCCAATGTCAGTGCAACGGCCGCCGCCACATCGGCGGCCGCCTACCAGTATCTGGGGCAGCACTACAAGCACTATAGCCAATCGTTCAGCTTCTATGCCGCCTCCAGTGTCATCCTGATGCTCTGCTATCTGACCAGCACATCCACGGCCGCTGCCACACAGTCGGAGACGGGTGCCCTCGACAAGCATCCCAT TCATGGCATCGATTGGTCGAA ATTCGACGAGTCCAGTTCGGATAAGGAGATATTAGATTTACTGCTTGAGAAGAAGCGCTACGACAAACGATTACTGCCGCCTGTAAATG ATGAAGACTTTTGCTGTGGTTTACAATCGCCCGATATggcaacaaatcaaaatccacGGAGACCCCACAATCGCG GCACCCTGACGGTCAACGTGAATGTGCTGCTCCTGAGCTTAGCATCACCCGATGAAAGCAGCTTG AAATATGAGGTGGAATTCCTATTGAACCAGCAGTGGAACGATCCACGactgcaatatggcaataagtCTCATTATGACTTCTTAAATGCTCTGCATCATCATGATAGCATCTGGACGCCGGATACGTATTTCATTATGCATGGCGATTTCAAGGATCCCATCATACCAATGCATTTCGCTTTAAGAATATTTCGGAACGGGACCATTACGTACGCAATGAG ACGACATCTGATTTTATCCTGTCAGGGCAGCCTACACATATTTCCATTCGATGATCCCAAGTGCTCCTTCTCCATGGAAAGCA TTTCTTACGAGGAGTCACAGATCAAGTATGTTTGGAAAAACGATGAGGATACTCTGCGGAAAAGTCCATCGCTGACCACATTGAATGCGTACTTGATTAAGAATCAAACAACGCCCTGCGATCAGAACAGCTGGAGAG GGAACTACAGCTGTCTTAGGGTCGATTTAATTTTTACCAGAGATCGTGCATTCTATTTCACCACCGTTTTTATACCTGGCATTATATTGGTGACGTCGTCCTTTATAACATTCTGGCTAGAATGGAATGCCGTGCCAGCTAGATCGATGATAG gCGTGACAACCATGTTGAATTTCTTCACTACCTCCAACGGTTTCCGGAGCACTCTGCCGGTCGTCTCCAATCTAACGGCGATGAACGTCTGGGACGGGGTCTGCATGTGCTTCATCTACGCCTCCTTGCTGGAGTTCGTGTGCGTCAATTATGTGGGCCGCAAGCGGCCGCTGCACAACGTCGTCTATCGGCCGGGCGAGAATCCCGTAACACAg ccc GGCGAGAAGAGGCGCGATGCTGGCGCTCCGAATGAGATTGTGGCCTGCACCAcctgcggcggcagcaacagtcCGTGCACCCATTCGGCAAACAATGGATGTGCCACAGAG ACATGCTTCGTCCAGGTGCGCAAAAAGGAGCCACCGCATCCGATACGAGTGGCCAAGACAATCGATGTCATCGCTAGAATTACATTTCCAACTGCTTATGCCATTTTCCTGGTATTCTTCTTTGTACACTACAAAGGATTCTCGTAA